The genomic interval tattccagCACTTCAAAGTCCCtaagtttgtgttcattttataaCTGTGTGGTCTTCACATGGTGCTTATCATTTTTGTACCAGGAGAGGCCAGTATTTAAAATCTATTCCCCATAATAGAAGAATTCCAGTTATAATGAGACATCCCCCAGTTCTCATGCTCCAGAATGTCCTGCTCTCTTGTCCATTTTGGCAAACACAAGCATATCTGTCACAACAGCCCTTTTCATCGCATTGTGGATTAGTGTGTGTTGTCTGAAGCGACTGGAGGCAGATGAGAAGCAGCGGTCTTCGAGGCACACGCTCTCCGTGCCCATTTAAAACCCCGGCGTGCCCCTGCTGAGGTATGTGCCGCCACTGTAAAGTCCCCTTAGCCTTCGGCCCCGAGCTGCCATTCTCTGCATGCCTGCGGCTGAGTCAAACGATGGCGGATGTGCTGAGGAGCCGGAGTGCCTTTCACTGCTAGACAGCTTTGGCCAGCTGAAGCAGCCTTGATTTTGGCTGCTGTCCCAGTCAACATCACAAGGTTGTCTTTGGCTTTTGGGGGACTGGAAAAGGTATAAGTCAGGATGGGTTCAGGCAAAGCCAGAGCTATGCCAAACCGTTGTCTACAATGCACATCAAaacatatgtgtgtttgtgtgtgcagatttGTCAAAAGATATGTGGTATCTGTCTTTTATCATAGTATTGGCTGTGATTCTTTCCTAGAGCTGCAGCAAACTCTTTGCAGCTCAAACAATGCTCCAGTATTTTTTCAGTTCCACATAACAACTGCAATGATTTTTAAGTTGGCTTATAAAGCTGTATTGTGcagtaaattatatatttatctaatagataaatctaaaatatgtgtgtgtgtgtgttgacacatTGAGAAAATGATTGCATAGTTTAAAGTTTAAGATTTAACTATAGATTAAAGCTAACTACAGATTAAAGTTGCCAAACTGTCATTAAACCCAAATTACACACAGTAGGCTACACTGCACAAAAACTAATATTCCATACACAAATTCAACACCATAGCATTGTATCACTAGTATGTGTAAACCTTTAATAGGTTTCAATTCTTTTAATTACTGACACTGATCACCAGTGATGGCAAGTTGTGATAGTGATATTAGATGGAAGCAACAAAATTTATCTATAAACAGCTTGCCAATGAAGCTATTAGGGTTGAGCAATGCATCATATCAAAGGTCTCATAAAAAGAATGATAGATAAACTATTATACACGCAAAGTGTTCCAAGTTCATAACACTATTGGTTTCATTCCATGTTTCATCCAGATACCAAATACAGTAAACAGAATACTTGTAatcctttctaaataacaacaaaaaaaaatctgtaggtAATTCATTCTTTGAATGAACAATGTGTGCTTCCGCTAACACTCTTAGATTCTCCTCCATGTTTGGATATTAGGGTAAATAATCAACCTTGTTCATGGTCATTACAACTGCATTTCATGTGGAATTTCTTATTGCTGATGATCAGGTTATGGATGTCATGAAAATATACATCAAAATGGAGATGAAATCTAGGTCTGTAGCTAATCACCTGATATAACTGCTACTGATAGTCTGCATATATCTACAGTCTGGGCTAAAATTAAATCAGACCAAGTCTCGCTGGCTGTCAGTTCTACAACAATCTAAAATAATccttaaatctttaaataacagcaaatattctaatgtggaaaaaaattccaaaatgaaatctttGAAAGACAGGCAAAGGCTTGTCCCTTTTCTAGCTCATTTATAGCAGCAGCGCTGGTTATAACTACTAAATCTCCTTCCTTTTATGcgtataaaataaatctgtgctgTTATCATAAAGGGCTCTGTGGCTGGGTATTCACATCGAAATGATGTTGAGGCTGCAAAAAGTTTAAGAACTCCTGAGCTACACAACGTTCCTAACAATATAAGCAATGACtactttaaataatgtttttaatgttttgcagTAACATGAAACAAAACATGAGTGGACAGCACTCGTCAGACATTTAATGGGATTCTGGCAGTATCAAAGCTTGAGATAAGAGAGAAAGCCTGCCCTAATCTATACAGCCATCCAATTATAGTATTAGAGGGCCTTCTATTTCCATGGACAGGGTTCggagatgagagtgagagagagagagagagagagagagagagagagagagagagagagagagagagagagagagagagaatctgtgtgcctgtgtatgaAATGAAAGGACAAGGGAGAGCAGACAGGAGGTACTTCTGTGCTGCTGAACTACCCCACTAACTTCAGGTATTTGTTCCTGTATGCTTTgtctctcactcgcacacacctacacacacaaaacaataaatatcagacatattttctttttttttttaatactattgCAATAGCAAACATGGGATCAAACATCATAGcatactataaaataaaataagaataaatatttcTGGTATAGTTGTTTCATATGTTGCGTTTTGATTTTTGTCAAGTAATTAATTCTTGGTGCCAAAATCCTTAATCTGTGACAGGTCTTtagacattaaatatttaactgtaGTGTTATTCTCAAATCTCACAACGTGTCTATATCTGATATCGTGTTAACGCGTCATTTCATTCACGGTGCATTAAATAGTGAGGCCTTCTTCACCACCTCTGTGGCTCCACATTCTGGTACAATCGATGCATTACATTTCAGATTGCAGCTGAGATTAGGTGTTGTTCGCACATGCGCAGAAGACTAACTCGAGCAGTATTATTCGGTGCagttagtttgtgtgtatgtgtgtacatattttATGTATGAGTTTTAATGATTTGTATGACTGCTTTGCTTCTCCTGGCTTACtctgaaatgtcaaaaaaataaagaataacagAAGACTAACTCGAGAGAGTTATTCGGTGAACAAGTGCGAAtagtagccttttttttttaaaaaactcgtttagaaataattctatttaacTTTTCAGTTAGTGCTTCTTACTCAAATATAACACTTTTATCTTAAATTtattttcaccaaaaaaaaaaaaaaaaatcacacaaatccTTAAATCCATTTGCCTAATacaattttttcttcttcttttattattattattattattattattattattattattattattattattattattattattattattataagttgaTGCCAACTGAGATGGGTAATGTATATTAAAGCAGTAATAGCTGCCAAATATAGTAAACACTGCAGAAATGAAGGAGAGGATATTGTTGAGAACAATACATACAGCCTTAACCGCTTCGCAGAAAAGCAGGATCgacctagaaaaaaaaatctaaataaattactATAAACATATATTTCAGTAAAAGACATTGTGCAACAAGAATCTGTGTTAAACTccaaaaagagagaggaagaaaaaattaAAGATGCAAGAgaaatttaaagaaagaaaaaaattaacttaCCACAAACAACAAGGGTCAGAGTTGGATGAACTTGGTCCATCTGTACTTTCTCTGCGAGGCAGATTTTTAACTAACTTGTTATTGAAAGTGTTCAACTCCCATTTTAAATTAATGCAATTAATATCATTTAATGGCAATTTATGCAGAATTCTTTACCACACTCTCCAGTTCTCTGCCAGGTTCAAGGTGTGCTATGTCCAAGAGTCATGCCATTTGTGGAAAAGGAAAGTCGTATTCCACACAGGAtccaaattaaattaattggttcaatttcatttttgttaattttacaCCATCTTCATTAATTACAGCTGCACTTTTGCCTTACAGTGATGAAATTATAAAAGGTCCAAGCAAATCTCTGTCTAACTTTCCTCCTTTCCTCTGCTGACTACAGATATTCCTCCTGAGCACCGTTTCACCAATAACAAAGGAACAGAAAGTTGAGttgaaggaaaaagtgtggaagaaaaagatgcacaaccaaccgagAACCATTGAAAACCAATCAAACAAACCTTTTCAAACAACCATTGAAAACCAATGTCACTGCACCCATTTAACAATAAATTTTAGAGCagttcatgcttccttctgctgaccagttttttttaaagatgctcatttcattttccaacaggatttagcacctgcccacactgccaaaagcaccaaaagtaaattaaatgacAATGGTGTTAGTGTGCTTGACTAACCAGCATACTCACCAGACTTGAACCCCATAAAGAATCTATAAgggtattgtcaagaggaaaatgagaaacaagagacccaaaaatgcagatgagctgaaagCCACAGATGAATCATTGAAAAAAATGCCAATAGTTAATTGAGTGGTGCGGGAGCTGATGAACCTTGCTGTTACTCGTTGGCCGCCATCTTACCTTCTCCAGTTTAATAGTTTatgtctgttattattatgtggGTTAATCTAAGCCCCAacttttgtgtacatttttacacaaagttTATAAGCTGTGACAGAATGTTTGCGGGAGCGTGCAGGAGTGAACAGAAAAATCGAGGGAGAGGACGTATTGGTAGATCTGCTTGTTCACATTCTTTAGTCCACGGCATGGGTCCTGGTTTTCTTCACATCTAACAGGTTTAAGCCACATAATGATAAGGGGTCTGATTGAAAGTGCACCGACTGAGTTTGGGACTATACTTTTCAACGCATTATTTGATCTTTTTCCACTTCTATgctataaaatagaaatattataattatgttgTAAAGatcttttgtaaaatattttgtcatttatatcaATATGTTTATCACAACTATAGGAACAAATTGCTCTCATTCATGTCATTTCTCAGGTACCCTAATCATACACAAACCTTTGCATTGTGTAGTGTAACTTAACTCACCAAATCTGTAACAAAATCAGTTTATGATGTAATGACTACAGACTGCTCTGTTTGAAACTTAAGACCTAGAAGCTACAGTGAAATAGTGTGAATTACCAAATAGAGAGATTTAACAAAATCAGCACTAAAGAAGAATTGCAAATTCATGTCTTTTTAAGCAATTTCTCTTTACTGGGACTAAAGGGCCTAAACCTATTCCAGTATGACAATGCATCTGTGCACAAAGTCAACTCCTTCAAGACATGATCTATGTCAAATTcgaattttatttgtcacataaatGGGCATACACAGTACATATAGTTTAGTGCTTTATGCCTGTGGTTGCCACGTTGTAATATGGTGTGTTTATAAACATTGCATAGGATATTACGTTTAGCCCAAATCCTCTCAGTGGACTTTTCTTACACCTGAGTGCAGGCTTATCTTGTTTTAACATCAGAAATCTCATTATAAATTAATAGAGTATAGATTTATCCAAATACCTGGAGAGTTGTGGATAAAAGTCCCCTGATTAGTACATGCTTGTCAGGGGAAAGTTTAATacatgaataagaaaaaaatcttatcgATATTTGGGGTTACAGTAGGAGAAGTTATTAAAGAACCTCTGCAAATTTGGCGTAATTTTTGAATCATCAATGGGAGTAAGCCTGACCACCTGATGACTGAGGGGTCCTTTAAAGTTATTGGCATTCATTTTTGGTTTAAAAGGGGTCTTGATCTTCCTCTGTTCCAAAAGCACCCAGTCAATCTTCTTAAAGAATGGATGAACTTTGATGGCTTCCTCCTGGCCCTGGGACACCACGCAGCCAAGCCGAGCCTTAGGAATCTTCACTAGGAATGCCTTGAGAATTTCTTTCGCCTCTCTGCTCAGAAAAAAAGGATAGCAAGGACTATCCATAAGGATCGACTTGAACACCTTTTTCTCATTTGAAGCAATAAACGGAGGATAGCCCACCATCATCTCATACATGATAACACCTAGACACCACCAGTCCACCGAAGCaccatatttatatttcatcagTATCTCAGGTGCCATGTACTGAGGTGTACCACATAATGTGTTGGTGGTCTTGCCATCTAGAATGTCCTTTTTGCACAAGCCAAAGTCAGCAAGCTTGCAGTGGCCATCGGCATCTAACAGGACATTGCTAGGTTTGAGGTCTCTATGAATGATCCCGTTACGGTGGAGAAACATGAGAGCAGAGGTGATCTCAGCAGCATAAATGCAGGAGTGTGATTCTGTGAATCGAGTGTGTGCAAGGTGGTAATCAAGATCACCTCCATTCAGGTACTCCAAAGCAAAGCACAAGAGATCACTTGTCTGGAAGCAGAAGCAGAGTTGGACTAGATAGGGGTGTTCTGCAGTCATAACCAGGATATCTCTCTCCAGCAGAGTTTGGCGCATATGTTTATAATTCAGAATTTTGTCTTTCCTCAGCATCTTTAACGCAAAAACCTCACCTGTGCCTCTGAGTTCAGCCAGAACAACCTTGCCATATCCACCCCTTCCAAGCACTTTGTGGAACATGAAATTTTCTAGACTCTTATCTTTAACCTGCACCTCTACACTGTTAATTTTTAAACCATCCTCATTCAAGGATGGACTTGTCTCTGCTATCTGTACTTCCTTGATGTGATCAAGGGACGGTGGTATTATATCTCTGTCACGTGTTCCTGATCCCAAGTGAGTCTCCCTTGGTTGTTTAGGAGTTTCTGCACCTTTGCTACTTGTTTTCTGTTGCTGATTTATGAGTTGCACCTCTACATTGCTCTTCTGTAAACCATCCTCATTCAGAGATGGAGTTGGCTCTACTATCTGCACTTCCTCGATGTGATCAAGCGACGGTGGTATTATGTCTCTGTCACGTGTGCCTGATCCCAAGTGAGCCTCCAGTGGTTGTTTCGGAGTTTCTGCACCTTTGCCATTTGTATTCAGTATCTTCGTACTGCAATGGAGAAACGAACACAGCAGATTTACAACTTCTATATATTAGAATAGTATTTctgctatttttcttttttctgtcagaGATGACACTGGTGGTAGAGTTTTGATACCGATACTGTCCGGCAATTCCAAAATTAGGAACAAATGAACATAATTGCACTTGCTTGGACTGGGGACCACATACTATTTATTCTCCATTTGAGGTATGGGGTTTTCAGTTAGGATATGATATAAAAGGTGTAGCTAATATTTGATGTAGAATATATTTCTGAGTTTGAACCCTGTTAAATATGTTATTATGATAAATGCTTAATTTTGGAGGTCGACATATATAGGACAGCATATAGTCAGAGAGCATAGATGCATTTTCATAGTAATTGCATAAATCATTCAAATTTCTCTGGGTTTTAGCTGCTAAAGCAAACATTTCCCTTAGTTTCATCACATTTTATTGTCTAACAGCCTGCATATTCCAGAgctattaatacatttaacGTAAACTAAacttatgtacatttatttagtgAGCATTTCATGGTATAAAGGAATTTTACAATCTGACTTCATTCTTCATGACTtcatgttagcattagcatagtCACAGAATGTTACCTTACCAGCTATTAGCTACATTGGTACATTACTGGCTACAGATTAGCAGAAGGTTAGCTAGACGACAGAGAGATTTTACTTGAAATTCAAGGGGAAGTTTTCAGAACGTGTAAGTGCTGGAAAAGGGAACGATTTTGATGGAAAAATTAATTAGTGCTGACAAAAAGAGCTGGTTTTGTTAGAGTAAAGATACCTGACCAAATCTCTGGTATGGAAAAGTTCCCTGAAAACTTTTTCATGGGAGAATAAAGCAGTGGAATTCATTTAGCTTCATATTGCTGTTTCTCCAACATTTTCTGAACGTTAATTCGGTAATCTGCTTCCAGCCTAAAATATGAACTCAACAAACAGAAAGATTATTATTCTTCCACCTGTGCTTTCACTTGTCCCAGCATTCAAACAATCAACAATGATTATTGTTCAAGCTTGAATCCTTTctgtctgacattttttttatcttttaaggCCATTCTGATACATTGACATAGTGATTTGAGTAACATAAcagtttttttcaataaaaacaaacaaacaaacaaaaaaaaaacttctactTCCAAAGCTTCATTTAAGTATGGTGACCATGGAAACCGTGCTAACTTGACATTTTcatgtttgcttgtttgcttattaattattttaattatttaccttTTATATGTGATGGTCTGGGTTTGATCCTCTGCCCCCGGCTTCACTTTATCCTTCTTTTTCTGCTCACAAATACAACAATTATCAGTTTTAGACAGTATATTACATACACTATAGTTTTAGGTATTATATATTATCAAATTTCAAACACACTCCAGTCCAAGTTTCTCATTCTgaccaagaaaacaaaaatacagacatttcTCCAAAGCCTTCTAATGTATTGTTTGTAAATCAGTATCTCTGATCCATTCTTACCCTCCTTACAAACTGAAAAAATCTCAATGACTTTAACATCGCACAACATTTTTCTCTTAATCTTAACGCAGATGAACGCAAAGCCAGCACTAAATGCACGCATTCTAAATGCATTCTAGAACAGAATCCTGAATACATGACGTCATTATAGTATCGCTCTAATctaatatacattataataagCGAGTCATAATGACGTCGCAGTGCAGCGTCTAATGAACATTACTTAACAGCAAGCATTTTCTTCGGCAAACATGTATTTATATGAATTCATTGGATTAATtcgtttgttttggttttatatattatatattactttgCGTTTGGTTTATAAAGTACAACCCGATGTATAATACAGTTAGAACagcagtcatcatcatcatcatcatcatcatcatcatcatcatcatcatcatcaatagcTTCGTTTACAGAGCACTTTTCAtttcatatatacatttttttccatcctgaaaaaaaaacaattatatatatatatatatatatatatatatatatatatatatatatatatatatatatatatatatatatgtatagacaaccctgacatctgattatgtattttttttattctcagtaTTGACAGTTTGATGCTGAATGAcgtttcatttcagttcagcaCTTCTTTAAGCCTTCAGGTGGCGTTCGAACCGTCGGCGGCGCCACCGCACATCTTTCTAATCTCGCATAAGAGAGAGATGCGACTGCATGGTATACATTTGTGCTAgtaatacacacatatgcagtgAGGGTCAGTAGGCTACAGTGAttagtttaataataacaattagtAGTGCTAACCATGATGTTATTAGTAATTTATGCTGTTTGTTGATTTTAGGGTTCATGATGAAATTTAAGATTTTTATGATGAGATTtgtcatttaaatttaatttgaatggaaaattgtctgtattggATGCACAAATGTAACCATagactgttgggcccttgagcaaggcccgtaACCCTTACTGCTTCAGGGCGCTGTATCGTGACTGACTCTGCGCTCCGACCCCAACcttcaaagttgggatatgcgaagaaagaatttcactgcgctgtaatgtttatgtgatgAAATAAACACTTCTGTCTATCTTCTATAAAAGCAGAACATCACATCAATGCCATGTATGCTTGGAATcagtataaaagaaaaaaaatgttgaatcaTCAGTGCTAGATCAATGTTAGGTGTCATAAATAAGGCTTGTAAAAAGAAAGTGGAGGAAAATTGTGAAAAAGCCATTGCAGATGTACTACTTTTAACTGCCACGCAAAATATAGCACAGAGAGGTCATCGGGAGACTGATGACTCTTACTACAAAGGAACATTTTTGACAATCTTAGAAGAAATAGCAAAACATGGTCCTCTCATTGAAGAAAAGGATGTGGCAATGCTAAGTAGACAAGCCACCAAAACCAGAATGAAATTTTTGAGGTCTGGAATTGTTGGAATGGCTGGAATGGTTCAAAGTGACTGATAAGAGAAGTAAAAGAAAGTGAGGTTTTTAGTGTGACTGCAGACTAAACCAGAGATTTAATGAAAAAACAAGAGTTGTCTTTAGTCTTGACATATAACTACAATGGGGCCATCCATGAAATCATTTTACACTATCAGTCAGTTGAAATCTTAGATGCAGCAGGTCTCACAAAAATAATTACTGTGCCATGAAAAACATGAACTGGACTACAGAAATAATCAAGTTTATAAGGTTATGATGGTGCATCTGTTTGCACGGTTAAAAAGTGATGCAAGATTTGCATTTGATCTATACTGTAATGCACATTGTTGGAATCTCTCCTGCAAAAACTTTCTAACTTTGTATCTGACTGGTATGTTCATCTCTACTGGGTTGCAGTTCAGAAATAATTGTATCCACCGCAGCAGCCCAGGGAACTGCAGAAACTTACAGATGTAAGGTGGGCATGCAGATACAAGGCATGCTGTAGTCTGAGAGACATGCTTCCAGCAATGCTGAGAATGCTACAGGGTATACTGTAGCACTTGAAAATTCTTTCTCAGATAGATATACAGTTCATAGGGCTTTTGGTTaccttttttaaagtttttggtGATGCAAAATATCTTTCTGACATGCTCCAGTGAAGCTCTCCTGACCTGGCAAGGGCTGTGGATCTAGTAGGTAGCCTTACAGATACATTACAGGACTATAGAAGTGAGGTTTACTTTAGGGAACTCTGGAGAGATTGAGATTGCAGATCAGTGCAAAACAAGCatacaaacagtgtgtaaaagacAACCTAAAACAAGCATAAGCTTTCATGATTTATTGATGATGGGCACTGTGGGACAAAGAAAGAGTGACCAGAGTGATGGTGAGAGCTTCCAAAGAGCTATATTTTATCAAGTGCTTGACAGTCTCACAGCTGAGCTGCAGAGGTGTTTTTCAAAGAAGAACCTATTTTTGAGTCAAATATAGAGGACCACAAAAATGAGGTTCATCAAACTAAGCAACTTCTTGATAGGAGAAAAAATAGAGGAAGGGATAGAACATCTACTCTCCTTgaatttttgttgtgtttaagaTTTGTTTCATGAGCTCTTATAGGTTTTGATAGATTTCTGTTGTCACACCAGTCAGCAATGCTTCTTGTGAGAGAAGCGTCTCAGCTTTAAAACTGATTAAAACTCAGCTCAGAATTACAATGGTTGATGACAGTCTAAATCACCTGGGAGTTCGTAGTGTTGAGTTAAGTAGGGCACGGTCCCTCAACATGAATGAGTTTGTAAAACGTTTTGCCAGTTTTCACCAAAACCTCAGACTTATGTTGTTTAAAATCTACTGTACATAGGATTTGTAATGTTCAGTACTTTACTTTCCCCAAATAACGGCCTCTTTTGATCAGGcacatttgtatgtttttttacacatttaaattcatAGTGCACAATGCAACTTGGAAACTGTTTAAGAATTCTAGAGGGAcagatgtgcttttttttggtttgcACCCCACCATCACATAAAATACAAGCTTGATATTATTCTAAtgtttataaatacaaatgtaaacGTATAGCTTGAAAGTGAAACGTATGGCTTAAAGGGGAAGAGCTCTACAAGTGCAACTGTCTGCATAAGCATTGCTCTAGGGAATGTGTGAATAAGTGGTGTTTGTGGTTTGTTCTGATCTGTGCATCATAgtatttaaacctttgtttctCTGAGAGAAGAACTCATTGTCTCTCATTCCCCATGGCTCTCCTCCAACTGCTCCTGCTCATCTCTCTCCTGTCTCAAATAGGACACTGTggtaagttttttttgttgtttattattttgttcaatACGTATGGAATGTTATGGAATGTCTAAAGAGAAGAATAAAccattgcattttgtttttttatctgtctctcttttaaaAAAGCTTACGTTAACATGGGCATAGTGAATGGCACGGAGGTTAAAGCCCATTCCAGACCCTACATGGTTTCCGTCCAAAAAGACAAAATGCATATTTGCGGGGGCTTCCTGGTGTCAGAGAACTTGGTCATGACGGCTGCACACTGCTGGAATCCGTAAGCTTAGTAATTTGCTGAGTCATTGTTGCAAACTGAATCAGTGGGGTATCTGAGAGGGTTGTTTCACCTTTTCATTTGAAATGATGTGGCTGAAGATTTCTGAGAAAAGGGTCTTCACATCTTTGCAATTAGTTTCATAATTACATGCAACATTAAGCAGAAATATGATCTGCTACACCTACAATACAACAAGCAATGAGTAACTAacattataaatttataaatttgtataaacaaaaataagtgatgtatatttatgtatttttattatatatatatatatatatatatatatatatatatatatatatatatatatatatatatactcttcAGTTTATATACACTCTGTAGCTTGTGTAATC from Tachysurus vachellii isolate PV-2020 chromosome 1, HZAU_Pvac_v1, whole genome shotgun sequence carries:
- the LOC132853428 gene encoding protein kinase C epsilon type-like is translated as MLKSLRFFQFVRRKKKDKVKPGAEDQTQTITYKSTKILNTNGKGAETPKQPLEAHLGSGTRDRDIIPPSLDHIEEVQIVEPTPSLNEDGLQKSNVEVQLINQQQKTSSKGAETPKQPRETHLGSGTRDRDIIPPSLDHIKEVQIAETSPSLNEDGLKINSVEVQVKDKSLENFMFHKVLGRGGYGKVVLAELRGTGEVFALKMLRKDKILNYKHMRQTLLERDILVMTAEHPYLVQLCFCFQTSDLLCFALEYLNGGDLDYHLAHTRFTESHSCIYAAEITSALMFLHRNGIIHRDLKPSNVLLDADGHCKLADFGLCKKDILDGKTTNTLCGTPQYMAPEILMKYKYGASVDWWCLGVIMYEMMVGYPPFIASNEKKVFKSILMDSPCYPFFLSREAKEILKAFLVKIPKARLGCVVSQGQEEAIKVHPFFKKIDWVLLEQRKIKTPFKPKMNANNFKGPLSHQVVRLTPIDDSKITPNLQRFFNNFSYCNPKYR